In the genome of Felis catus isolate Fca126 chromosome E1, F.catus_Fca126_mat1.0, whole genome shotgun sequence, the window ACccgtagcacagagcctggctcccGGCAGGTAGTCAGGGAACAGGAGTTGTCACCCTGCAGCAACACCGGAGGTAGACACCGATGCCCTCTCTTACAGAGGTGGAACCTGAGGCCCAGCAAGGTTAAGCAGCTTatccaagggcacacagctggcGTGCCTCCCGCAAGGacctggctctctctgcctgtaGCCCTCGGGGAGTCTCTCCTCTCCTGGGAGATCTGAAGTGGCCCGGAGCTTTGGTTGGTTTGCTGTGAGTCCTTCACCCGGCACTTTCTCCCGCTGCAGATAAAATACCACGAGGAGTTTGAGAAGAGCCGCATGGGCCCCAGCGGGGGCGAGGGCCTGGAGCCTGAGCGCCGAGATTCCCAGGACAGCAGCTACCGGCGGccccaggagcagcagcagccgccCCACCACATCCCCACCAGCGCCCCGGGTGAGCCTGAGGCCTGTGGGGCAGAGGACCTGCGACCGGGCCGGCTGTGGGATGGGGAGGAGGTCGGAGAGAAGCCTTGTCTCcgtgcacacacaggcacctGTTCACGCACACCCTCAGATCCATCCCACCAGGGGCATCGAGCACCGGCGTCAGGGTCTATGCCGGCTCCCCAGCGTGTTGGTAGAGACACAGCCCCTGCTGTAGAATATGCAACACTGACACACAAGCCTTTGAGGCGTGGGGGCCGagccaggttgggggggggggtggaaatgcATGATAGGGGCTTtgtgggggaaggcaggggaatCCGGGAGGGACTGCGTTTGAGCCCCGTCTCCCCCCGTCTTCCAGTTTaccagcagccccagcagcagcaggtgGGACAGTCTTATGGTGGCTACAAGGAGCCTGCAGCCCCGGTGTCCGTACCGCGCTGTGCCCCAGGCGGGGGCGGGGTGAGTAGCTCTGGCCAGAGGGAGAGCTCCTGGAGCTGGGAGGTTGGATGGGGCCCAGGAAGCCTGAGGAGGCCAGAGGTGGATGGGCAGGTGGACATTGCTCAGAGGTTCTCCTTAGAAACCCCACCCAGGAGGCCTGGCTTTCCCTGACCTTTGATCCCAGCTCCTGTCGTCATCTGCCCGCGATAGGGACCTCAGCCTCTGATCAAGGAAGTGTGCTTAGCGGACTCAGCCCTGGGCTGGGATGGGGGCCCTGCGTTCGAGCTCTGGGTGCACCTTGCACAAGTTACCTCTCCCTGCCCGGTTTCCTAACTCCGGCTGCCCAGGAGCACACAAAGTACCTTTCTGTTTGGGGCCTTCCAGACCTAGGCCACGCTCCCCACCCTTCATGAGGATGACCCACCCCCATGTCCTTCGGATCTCAGCTTGCCCCTGCCTCTGAGGGGCCGTCCCCAGCCCCCCATGTCAGGCGGGTCTCCCCCGACATCTCTATCACTCCCCCCCGGTGCCCTTCAGAACACTTTTCCCAACTCAGAACCGTTCTGTGTGTTAACTTCTGTGTGCCTCCCCTGCTGAATGTGAAGCTCTGTGCGGGCAGGGCAGTGTTCCTTGGGCTCAGCTACCGTGAGCCAGGCCCAGAGTGGGCACTCATCGATGCTGCCAAGTAAACGACGAGTAAAGAGTAGGAAGTAGGGCAGGATCAGGCTTCCCGGCCCTTCGAGTCGAAGTGCCCCGTCTGTAAGTCCTGGTCCTTATCCCATCGAGGGGGCTGCCACTCATACCACCGAGCTCCTGGCTGAGCTCAGCCCCTCTGTGCTGGGTTCCTGGGAGTTCGAGGCAGCTCATGTTGGAGCAAGAGAGACAATACCTAGAGAGGTAAAATAGCCCTGAGATACATGTCCTCCTGGAGCCTTATGCCCTGGGTACGAGGCAGTAAACAAGGGAGTGTCCGTGCTGCGTAGGGTACAGGGCAGGACCGAGAATCCGTCTGTAGGATTAGATTCCAGATAGACCAGCCGGTCCTTCAAATACTTGCGAAACCTATCTTGGACATGAGGGATTTGGCCCTGACTAAAAGACCACGTTCCTGCAGTCTTGGTGCTTTACGTTCCAGTCAGGGAGGCAAACGAGGCAGTAAAGTAAGAGGGTGTATATATAAGGTCAGATGGTGGCACGTGTTGTGAAGAAAAAGACAGTAGGGTGATGGGAAGGAAAGCAGCAAAGTCCTCAGGATGATGAAAGGGTGAATGATTCAGGGAGAATAGCaactgcaaaggccctggggccagCAAGAAGGCCAAGGCGATTAGAGGAGAAGAGGGTAGGAGATAAGGTCAGATCATGCAGGGACTTGTAGGCCACAGGAAGGCCTTTGCAATTAGTGAGCTACGCAGAGTGACAGATTTTggcttatgtttttaattttttttttctttcacgtttattatcaagagacagagacagagcacgagcaggggagggggagagagaggagggggagacagagggggaaaccCAGactccgaggcaggctccaggctctgagctgtcagcacagagcccagcgaggggctcaaactcacaaaccgcaagatcatggcctgagccgaagtcgggtgctcaaccgacagagccacccaggcgcccctcggtttATGTTGTTAAAGGATCGCTCCGGCAGCTGTGTGAGAAGAGGCAGTAAGAGGttgagggtggaggcagggaggtgggtgaggaggcTGTTGTGGGAAGCAGGCATAGCTGGCGTCAACccaagagatagagacagacttGGTGATAAGAGACCAAGGTCACTTCTGGGGGGTGTGACCACTTATCCCACAGCCTTTGGGGCTGATGGAGCTGGTTTCTGTTGCTTGAAAGACAGTTTGAACTTTGGTGCTAGGGGAACCcggctggctcggttggtggagcatgcaactcttgatctcggggttgtaagttcgagtcccacgttagacgtagagattacttaaaaataaaatctttaaaaaaaaaaaacccacaacaaaaagaggggcacctgggtagctcagtcggttgagcatccaactcttgattttggctcaggtcatcatcccagggtcatgagattgagccccgtgtcaggctctgtgctgaacgtggagcctgcttaggattctctccctccctctctttctgcccctctcccgccccccATTGTGAGCACACGCCGTctctaaaattagaaagaaagaaagaaagaaagaaagaaagaaagaaagaaagaaagaaagaaagaaagaaagaaagaaagaaaaaaagaaatttcgtCTAAAGAAAGTaggacacaggggcgcctgggtggctcagtcggttaaacatccgactttggctcaggtgacgatcttgcggtctgtgagttcccaagccccgcgtcgggctctgtgctgacagctcggagcctggagcctgcttcggattctgtgcctccctctctctgcccctcccctgcttgcactctgtctctctctctcaaaaataaataaacattaaaaagaaaaaaaaaagaaagcgggACACCTCTGAAGGATTTTAAGCCAGAGAATGACATGATCAGGTTTGCGGTTTGGAAAGCTCCCCCTGAGATCACAGTGGGTGAACAATTGGAGGGGGCAGATCGGAGGCCAGAAATAGAAAGCCTGAGCCGTGGTCCTAGTGGAGTGGACCCGTGGGGGCAGATGTGGGAGGTTGAGGGGGCTCCTCCATCCTGGACCGGTCGGCCCACAGAtcccagggcctggcctgggggACCACGAAGGCTGAGGCGACCCCCGGAGACCGGTCGATGTAAAGGGCAGTGAGGATCAGAGGACGTTAGAGTCTCGCCTGCCTCCCACACGGCGGTTGGATTGCAGATTCACTGGGCTTTTCTCAGGGGCTTAAGCAGATCATTGTGGCTGAGGTTGGAGGGTGGAAATTCTTGGGTCAAGTGCAGATTTGTCTCCCCAGAATACGTCTTTGAAGCGCTACCGAGCATCGTATTCATTGGACCTATTGCATTCCTGTTCCAAGAGGTGGGGTAGAGCTGTGGCAACTTCAGTCCGTGTCCTGCACCCAGCCCTTGGTAGATGCCAGATGATTGTGAGAAGGGTGATGGGTCTCAGACAGGGAAACACAGGGGTGAGAAAATGCGTAGCAGAGCCCAGGCCTCCCCTGTCTCCCAGTCCCCGGTCCGctgctgggctgggctctgcgctgggtccTGTAGGGTTTACAAAGAAGGGAGCCAGGCCCTGGCCTgactgtgtcccccacccccgcagaAGCGGTACCGCGCTGTGTATGACTACAGCGCCGCCGACGAGGACGAAGTCTCCTTCCAGGACGGGGACACCATCATCAACGTGCAGCAGATCGACGATGGCTGGATGTATGGGACCGTGGAGCGCACCGGCGACACGGGGATGCTGCCGGCCAACTACGTGGAGGCCATCTGAGCCCCTCCCCTGGgtgctgccccgcccccacccgtcTTCAGTGCGTTCCATGGCATCGCGTCTGTCCTGGGCGTGACCTGCCCACCCTTCAgtgtctctgttttgttttgttttgttttttttctaaatctgcGACAGCTTGTTTTATTCCCACCCTCCTCCGGCTACTTTTGCCAACCGAAGCCTTGTTCTGCCACTTTCGCGGGCTCCTTCCTCTGGCGGGTTTTCCCCTTGACCAActtcttggttttctctctggATGGAACAGGCGTGGACCTCTCGGGGGGAGGCTGAGGCCCGGGGAGCTGGTCTGGAATGGGAGACCCGTTggctcccaggcctctgccttCACTCTTTCCTGCCCCCTCAGACCTTCCTGCCCTCCTCCGCACACACCCAAACTTTCCAGGACTCCCAGGGGACGGGGCTCCATAGCCCCTTGCCTCCGGGATGGGCTTAGCCTCTGCCTCTCCGAGACGGGGCGACTGGCCCTCGGAGGGGCCCCCCAGcaccctctcccactctcaaggACCACGAAGGAGGGTCGAGTTCCTGCTTTGGGATTCATTCATCCCTCCCCACACGTGTTCCTTCTCACACTGTGATTTTGCTCTCCTGCCCACGCAGCCCTGGTGCGGGCAAGGAGCTCCCCGGGAAGCATGGCTTGGGTCAAGTGCTCGCCTTTCTTACTTTTAGGGACAGTTGCAGGAGGGAAGGGAACA includes:
- the LASP1 gene encoding LIM and SH3 domain protein 1 isoform X2, whose product is MTLNMKNYKGYEKTPYCNAHYPKQSFTMVADTPENLRLKQQSELQSQVRYKEEFEKNKGKGFSVVADTPELQRIKKTQDQISNIKYHEEFEKSRMGPSGGEGLEPERRDSQDSSYRRPQEQQQPPHHIPTSAPVYQQPQQQQVGQSYGGYKEPAAPVSVPRCAPGGGGKRYRAVYDYSAADEDEVSFQDGDTIINVQQIDDGWMYGTVERTGDTGMLPANYVEAI
- the LASP1 gene encoding LIM and SH3 domain protein 1 isoform X1 → MNPNCARCGKIVYPTEKVNCLDKFWHKACFHCETCKMTLNMKNYKGYEKTPYCNAHYPKQSFTMVADTPENLRLKQQSELQSQVRYKEEFEKNKGKGFSVVADTPELQRIKKTQDQISNIKYHEEFEKSRMGPSGGEGLEPERRDSQDSSYRRPQEQQQPPHHIPTSAPVYQQPQQQQVGQSYGGYKEPAAPVSVPRCAPGGGGKRYRAVYDYSAADEDEVSFQDGDTIINVQQIDDGWMYGTVERTGDTGMLPANYVEAI